Proteins encoded together in one Methanobacterium bryantii window:
- a CDS encoding MFS transporter has translation MNTEKSCKQTTNIDNRIPALLVATLASFFTPFMASAVNIALPAIGSEFAADAIILSWIPTAYLLASAVFAVPFGRIADIHGMKKIFTYGIIIFTSATFLSGVAPSVISLIAFRVLQGIGSAMIFVTGLAIITSVYPPKERGKAIGINIAAVYTGLSMGPVLGGILTHYLGWRSIFYVIIPLGLLVIALTSLKVKGEWAECKGENFDYLGSIIYGIAIIMLMYGFSIVPETSGIILLISGIIGILAFAMFELRVKNPVFEVRLFKNITFGFSSAAALINYSATFAVTYLLSLYLQYIKGFDALSAGLILVAQPAVMAITAPVAGRLSDKFSPGAIASIGMAITAASLYFLTFLDSNTGLEFIIVVLLILGFGLGLFSSPNTNAIMGSVQKRFYGIASATVSTMRLIGQMLSMGIALLIFSIVIGNVQILPSSYPALLVSIKIVFTICAVLCFIGIFASLARK, from the coding sequence ATGAACACAGAAAAATCTTGCAAGCAGACTACTAATATTGATAATAGAATACCTGCTCTGCTGGTGGCCACATTAGCTTCATTTTTTACACCTTTTATGGCATCTGCCGTCAATATTGCTCTTCCAGCAATTGGTTCTGAGTTTGCTGCAGATGCTATCATATTAAGCTGGATTCCAACAGCATATTTATTAGCATCTGCTGTTTTTGCAGTGCCTTTTGGAAGAATAGCCGACATACACGGTATGAAAAAGATATTTACATACGGTATAATCATTTTTACATCAGCAACCTTTTTATCAGGTGTAGCCCCCTCTGTAATTTCACTTATTGCATTCAGGGTTCTACAGGGGATCGGTTCTGCAATGATATTTGTTACAGGTTTAGCTATTATAACATCTGTATACCCTCCAAAAGAACGAGGAAAAGCAATAGGTATAAATATTGCGGCAGTTTACACAGGTTTATCAATGGGCCCTGTTCTAGGGGGAATATTAACACATTATCTCGGGTGGAGAAGCATATTCTATGTAATTATACCCTTAGGATTACTTGTAATTGCCCTTACCTCATTGAAAGTCAAAGGAGAATGGGCTGAATGTAAGGGAGAAAATTTCGATTATTTAGGGTCAATTATCTATGGTATCGCCATTATAATGTTGATGTATGGATTTTCAATAGTTCCCGAGACTTCAGGAATCATACTATTAATTTCCGGCATTATAGGAATTTTAGCGTTTGCAATGTTCGAATTAAGGGTTAAAAATCCTGTTTTTGAAGTAAGGCTCTTCAAAAATATAACCTTCGGATTTTCCAGCGCGGCAGCTTTAATTAATTACAGTGCCACATTTGCAGTTACATACCTTTTAAGCCTTTATCTGCAGTACATAAAAGGGTTTGATGCCCTATCTGCAGGACTAATCCTTGTAGCCCAGCCCGCAGTTATGGCAATCACCGCACCAGTAGCGGGAAGATTATCGGATAAATTCTCACCAGGAGCAATAGCATCGATAGGAATGGCAATTACGGCAGCCAGCCTTTACTTCCTGACATTCCTAGACAGCAATACTGGTCTTGAGTTCATCATAGTAGTTTTATTGATACTTGGATTTGGATTAGGATTGTTCTCATCACCAAACACCAATGCAATTATGGGATCAGTTCAAAAAAGATTTTACGGTATTGCATCAGCTACTGTAAGCACGATGCGTCTTATTGGGCAGATGCTCAGCATGGGAATAGCTTTGCTGATATTTTCAATAGTTATTGGAAATGTTCAGATACTGCCAAGCAGTTACCCTGCCCTGTTAGTCAGTATAAAAATTGTATTTACAATTTGTGCAGTTCTCTGCTTTATAGGCATATTCGCTTCACTGGCCAGGAAATAA
- the glmM gene encoding phosphoglucosamine mutase encodes MTDMIPRLFGTSGIRGKIGSEITLNLITDVGMAAATYVGGKGRKAVIGYDTRTSNKMVENAIIAGILQCGCDVIRLGMVPTPLVGYAAMKLNADIGIMITASHNPSQYNGIKLWNPKGMAYTQDQERTIEKIVHEKSFSKVSWEHIGDIKDNSSIISGYMDDLLNNVDIKGGLKVVVDCANGAGSFVSPIVLRKAGCEVLTLNSQPDGFFPGRMPEPSEANLSELMKVVKATGADLGIAHDGDADRMVAIDDEGKMADFDKLLALVSSKIGGKIVTTVDASFCVDKCMKESGGEVVRTKVGDVHVAEAIVECNASFGGEPSGTWLHPDFCMCPDGILSALKVIEIVEKYGPLSKLLNEIPSYPTVRDKIECENIQKTLIMEKVKEELPDYFEDVNDVNFIDGVRISMKDGSWVLIRPSGTESYIRITLEGRTVEIAQSIRNKSREFIEGIL; translated from the coding sequence ATGACAGATATGATTCCAAGACTATTTGGTACATCAGGTATCAGAGGTAAAATAGGCAGTGAAATCACTTTAAATTTGATAACAGATGTCGGGATGGCAGCAGCAACATATGTTGGCGGAAAAGGGCGCAAAGCTGTTATAGGGTATGATACACGGACTTCAAATAAGATGGTTGAAAATGCAATCATCGCAGGGATATTACAATGCGGCTGCGACGTAATTCGGCTTGGAATGGTCCCAACGCCGTTGGTTGGATATGCAGCAATGAAACTCAATGCAGATATAGGAATCATGATAACTGCATCTCATAATCCTTCCCAGTACAACGGAATAAAACTATGGAATCCAAAAGGTATGGCTTACACCCAGGATCAGGAAAGAACAATAGAAAAAATAGTCCATGAGAAGAGTTTCTCTAAAGTTTCATGGGAACATATAGGGGATATTAAAGATAACAGCAGCATTATCTCAGGGTACATGGATGATTTACTGAACAATGTAGATATTAAAGGAGGCCTTAAAGTCGTTGTCGATTGTGCAAATGGGGCGGGTTCTTTTGTATCTCCAATTGTTCTTAGAAAGGCAGGTTGTGAAGTTTTAACTTTAAACAGCCAACCTGATGGATTTTTCCCGGGTAGAATGCCAGAACCCTCAGAGGCAAATCTTTCTGAACTTATGAAAGTTGTTAAAGCTACCGGAGCGGATCTTGGAATTGCACACGACGGTGATGCAGATAGGATGGTTGCAATTGATGATGAAGGAAAGATGGCGGATTTTGATAAGCTTTTAGCCCTTGTATCAAGTAAAATTGGTGGAAAAATAGTTACAACTGTTGACGCGTCATTCTGTGTGGATAAATGTATGAAAGAATCCGGCGGTGAAGTAGTACGTACTAAAGTGGGAGATGTTCATGTTGCAGAGGCAATAGTAGAATGCAATGCTTCATTTGGTGGTGAACCTTCGGGTACATGGCTCCATCCAGATTTCTGCATGTGTCCTGATGGAATACTTTCTGCACTTAAGGTTATAGAAATTGTGGAAAAATATGGTCCTCTTTCTAAACTTTTAAATGAAATACCCAGTTATCCAACGGTGAGGGATAAAATAGAATGTGAAAACATTCAAAAGACACTGATAATGGAAAAAGTCAAAGAGGAACTTCCAGATTATTTTGAAGATGTAAATGATGTCAATTTCATAGATGGAGTTAGAATTTCCATGAAAGATGGGAGCTGGGTCCTAATAAGGCCTTCGGGTACCGAATCTTACATAAGGATTACTTTAGAGGGTAGAACTGTAGAAATAGCTCAATCAATTAGAAATAAATCCAGAGAATTTATAGAGGGAATATTATGA
- a CDS encoding MarR family winged helix-turn-helix transcriptional regulator: MKKGNITEILRYWEHINKLIRLKHRETAQKYELTFEQFHLMIELDHHAEFRLDTYQLPPTVGEIAADIGNAPHTLSERIKRLEKKGMVKKIKDEEDLRINRVMLTDKGQNLIDRIKNESNNIFIYSALEEMDEKTLGNLSNGLKQLNENLLK; this comes from the coding sequence TTGAAAAAAGGAAATATAACCGAAATATTGAGATATTGGGAACACATAAATAAGTTAATACGGTTAAAACACCGCGAAACAGCTCAAAAATATGAGTTAACATTTGAACAGTTCCATTTGATGATAGAACTGGATCACCATGCTGAATTCAGGCTTGATACCTATCAATTACCACCAACAGTGGGAGAAATTGCAGCAGACATAGGAAATGCTCCCCATACATTATCTGAACGCATTAAAAGACTCGAAAAGAAAGGGATGGTTAAAAAGATAAAAGATGAAGAAGATTTACGGATAAATCGAGTTATGCTTACTGATAAAGGCCAGAACCTGATTGACCGCATAAAAAATGAATCAAACAATATCTTCATTTACAGTGCACTTGAGGAAATGGATGAAAAAACCTTAGGCAATTTATCAAATGGTTTAAAACAGTTGAATGAAAATTTACTCAAATAA
- the glmU gene encoding bifunctional sugar-1-phosphate nucleotidylyltransferase/acetyltransferase — MKGVLLTAGEGTRMRPLTLTRPKTMLQVGGKPILQYNLEALRDAGIKDIIMVVGYKKEAIEDYFEDGSSFGVNIDYITQEKRLGTAHAINSARNMINDEFIVLNGDIIVDPKLIVDLISKYKSEEASSILMLTEVEDPSSFGVVEIENDIIKNIIEKPAPGEAPSNLINAGIYLFDKTIFDAIDRTEKSERGEYEITDSLKIQMGENKIVRGLKSNNKWIDVGRPWELLNVNEHFISEMEEDIQGEIEEGVTIHGKVVLGKNSIIRSGTYILGPVFIGEGCDIGPNSYLRKYTYLGNNVNVGNAVEIKNSIIMDGTNVNHLSYVGDSVIGANCNVAAGTNIANLRFDNKNIKMKIKGEKFDCGVRKLGAVFGDNVKTGINSSFNPGVKVGINSAVGSGTIIYEDIPSNTLVLVKQEYKIIKYDN, encoded by the coding sequence ATGAAGGGAGTATTGCTTACAGCAGGTGAAGGCACAAGGATGCGCCCGTTAACATTAACAAGACCAAAAACAATGCTGCAGGTTGGGGGAAAACCAATACTTCAGTATAATTTAGAAGCGCTGAGAGATGCGGGTATTAAAGATATAATAATGGTTGTAGGCTATAAAAAAGAGGCAATTGAAGATTATTTTGAAGATGGTTCTTCATTTGGAGTTAACATTGATTACATCACTCAGGAAAAAAGACTCGGAACCGCACATGCCATAAATTCTGCCCGCAATATGATTAATGATGAATTTATAGTTCTAAATGGGGATATAATAGTTGATCCCAAGCTTATTGTAGATTTAATATCAAAATATAAGTCAGAGGAAGCTTCATCAATTCTCATGCTTACTGAAGTTGAAGATCCATCTTCATTTGGAGTTGTAGAAATAGAAAATGACATAATTAAAAATATTATTGAAAAACCAGCTCCTGGAGAGGCTCCAAGTAACCTTATAAATGCAGGGATATACCTTTTTGATAAAACAATTTTTGATGCAATAGACAGGACAGAAAAGTCTGAAAGAGGAGAATATGAGATAACAGATTCCCTTAAAATTCAGATGGGCGAAAATAAGATAGTAAGAGGGCTTAAATCTAATAATAAATGGATCGATGTTGGAAGACCCTGGGAACTTCTAAATGTTAATGAACATTTCATAAGTGAAATGGAAGAAGATATCCAGGGTGAAATTGAAGAAGGAGTTACAATCCACGGCAAAGTAGTTCTCGGAAAAAACAGTATCATTAGGTCTGGAACTTACATTTTAGGGCCTGTTTTTATTGGAGAAGGCTGTGATATTGGGCCTAATTCTTATTTGAGGAAATATACCTATCTTGGAAACAATGTAAATGTTGGAAATGCAGTTGAAATTAAAAATTCAATTATAATGGATGGTACTAACGTTAATCATCTTTCATATGTTGGTGATTCAGTAATTGGAGCTAACTGTAATGTTGCTGCAGGTACAAACATTGCAAACCTGCGTTTTGATAATAAAAATATCAAGATGAAAATTAAAGGCGAAAAATTTGACTGTGGTGTGAGAAAACTTGGTGCAGTGTTTGGAGATAACGTTAAAACAGGTATAAATTCCAGTTTCAATCCTGGAGTTAAAGTAGGTATAAATTCAGCAGTAGGTTCTGGTACTATAATTTATGAAGATATACCTTCAAATACACTTGTTTTAGTAAAACAGGAATATAAGATTATAAAATATGATAATTAG
- a CDS encoding flavodoxin family protein → MKKVLLLCASPRPSGNTYQVLEECASAIEDEGLDVEIISFVGKSIKSCIACGRCKELNECAINDGLNDIITKIRESDGFIVGAPVYFGTARGDVMSALQRIGMVSMASDNFLSWKVGGPIAVARRGGHTATIQEMLMFFFINDMIVPGSTYWNMVFGHAPGDVQDDDEGMQTIRRFGSNVANLIKKISE, encoded by the coding sequence ATGAAAAAAGTTCTTTTACTATGTGCTAGTCCAAGACCAAGTGGAAATACATATCAAGTACTTGAAGAATGTGCAAGTGCAATAGAAGATGAGGGTTTAGATGTTGAAATAATTTCATTTGTAGGAAAAAGTATCAAATCATGCATTGCATGCGGAAGATGCAAAGAATTAAACGAATGTGCAATTAATGATGGATTAAATGATATTATAACAAAAATTCGAGAATCAGATGGTTTTATTGTAGGGGCACCAGTTTATTTTGGAACCGCCCGTGGGGATGTGATGTCTGCACTCCAAAGGATTGGAATGGTTTCGATGGCTTCTGATAATTTTCTGTCATGGAAAGTGGGAGGTCCAATAGCTGTTGCAAGAAGAGGGGGACATACAGCAACAATACAGGAAATGCTGATGTTTTTCTTTATCAATGATATGATTGTTCCAGGCTCAACTTACTGGAACATGGTATTTGGCCATGCCCCTGGAGATGTGCAGGATGATGATGAGGGAATGCAGACTATTAGGCGATTTGGATCTAATGTGGCTAATTTAATTAAAAAAATAAGCGAATAA
- a CDS encoding patatin-like phospholipase family protein translates to MNLKYKDKKSVHEIDSLVFSGGGAIGMAYAGVFGELEKIGVLNQVKTVAGASAGAIIALVFALRYETDEIIEIIKETDFSKFLDCGKGINMNELLKNHESHKLEFAGLVARLLSKGAFCDGMVARNFLSGLITGKDFSENITFNDLYAETGIELNVVCCDISRKQTMIHNYNNSPDLPVLDAVHASMSIPLVFKPVDLYKDGTCAVDGGTTDNYPLDSVSNPLGFIIATKEGVMNHPFTKIKWAWEYIPAMISMMRNIHYDTIFSKQENIDRTVFIDAVGVGALDFNMSPVKMDELIESGRKAVRNYFADLSNK, encoded by the coding sequence ATGAATTTAAAATATAAAGATAAGAAAAGTGTCCATGAAATTGATTCTCTTGTTTTTAGTGGTGGCGGTGCTATCGGAATGGCTTATGCGGGTGTTTTTGGCGAACTTGAAAAAATTGGAGTGTTGAATCAGGTTAAAACAGTTGCAGGGGCATCTGCAGGTGCTATAATCGCTCTGGTATTTGCGCTGCGATATGAAACAGATGAAATAATTGAGATCATCAAAGAAACAGATTTTTCAAAATTTCTTGATTGTGGCAAAGGTATAAACATGAATGAGTTATTGAAAAACCATGAGTCACATAAATTAGAATTTGCAGGTCTTGTGGCGCGTTTACTGAGCAAGGGTGCATTTTGTGATGGGATGGTGGCCCGAAATTTTTTATCAGGTCTTATAACTGGTAAAGATTTCTCTGAAAATATCACTTTCAACGATTTATATGCAGAAACAGGCATAGAATTAAATGTAGTTTGCTGTGATATCTCCAGGAAACAGACTATGATTCATAATTACAACAATTCACCTGATCTCCCAGTATTAGATGCGGTTCATGCCAGTATGAGTATTCCTCTAGTTTTTAAACCAGTTGATTTATATAAAGATGGTACCTGTGCTGTAGACGGTGGAACTACCGATAATTACCCTTTAGATAGTGTTTCTAATCCGTTAGGTTTTATCATTGCAACAAAAGAAGGGGTAATGAATCATCCATTTACTAAAATTAAATGGGCATGGGAATATATCCCTGCCATGATCAGCATGATGAGAAACATTCATTACGACACTATTTTTAGCAAACAGGAAAATATAGACCGAACTGTTTTTATTGACGCTGTTGGCGTAGGGGCGCTGGATTTTAACATGTCGCCTGTGAAAATGGATGAATTAATTGAGAGTGGAAGAAAAGCTGTAAGAAATTATTTTGCAGACCTATCTAATAAATAA
- a CDS encoding gamma carbonic anhydrase family protein, whose translation MSTVNKSVKTFEGSKIIGNVKIDAESSIWYNAVLRGDIEAITIGKYSNVQDNCVVHSSKNYPVELGDYVTVGHAAVLHGCKIEDNCLIGMNATVLNGAKIMKNCIVGAGALVTEGKEFEEGSLIIGAPARAVRKLTDEEIEGIKDHAVRYAQLAKNE comes from the coding sequence ATGAGCACTGTAAATAAAAGTGTTAAAACATTTGAAGGTTCAAAAATAATTGGAAATGTTAAAATCGATGCAGAATCTTCAATATGGTATAATGCTGTTTTAAGAGGAGATATAGAAGCTATAACTATTGGGAAATATTCTAATGTTCAGGACAATTGCGTCGTACATTCATCAAAGAATTATCCGGTTGAATTAGGAGATTATGTGACTGTAGGGCATGCTGCAGTTTTACACGGGTGTAAAATTGAAGATAACTGCCTGATTGGAATGAATGCCACTGTTTTAAATGGTGCAAAAATCATGAAAAACTGTATTGTTGGGGCAGGAGCATTAGTTACAGAAGGAAAAGAATTTGAAGAAGGAAGTTTAATTATCGGTGCTCCTGCAAGAGCGGTCCGAAAGCTTACAGATGAAGAAATAGAAGGCATTAAGGATCATGCTGTAAGGTACGCGCAACTGGCAAAAAATGAATAA
- a CDS encoding 30S ribosomal protein S3ae — MAKARRRRVRDTWKEKQWYKIMTPKDFGEAEIGTTPARDPDILLKRRVESSMRELTGDFSKQYVKLYFQINDVAGDTANTKFVGHHVTTDYVRSMIRRGTSRIDSLSEVTTKDGYKVNVHIIAITVKRAKASQQKFIRETMGNLIQQAVDGKTFPEFVEGVITGKMASSIYHETKKIYPLKRVEIIKTQVAEEPA; from the coding sequence ATGGCTAAAGCTAGAAGGCGAAGAGTGCGTGATACGTGGAAGGAAAAACAATGGTATAAAATTATGACTCCTAAAGATTTTGGAGAGGCAGAAATAGGAACCACCCCTGCACGAGATCCTGATATACTCTTAAAAAGAAGAGTTGAATCATCAATGAGAGAATTAACTGGTGATTTCAGCAAGCAATACGTTAAACTTTACTTCCAGATTAACGATGTGGCTGGAGACACAGCAAACACCAAGTTTGTTGGACATCATGTAACAACAGATTATGTTAGAAGCATGATAAGAAGGGGAACAAGTAGAATAGATAGCCTTTCAGAAGTAACTACAAAAGATGGTTACAAAGTTAATGTACATATAATTGCAATAACCGTAAAAAGGGCAAAAGCATCCCAGCAGAAATTTATAAGGGAAACTATGGGCAACCTTATTCAACAGGCAGTGGATGGAAAAACTTTCCCAGAATTTGTAGAAGGGGTAATAACTGGAAAAATGGCATCCAGTATATACCACGAAACAAAGAAAATATATCCTTTAAAACGAGTTGAAATAATTAAAACTCAAGTAGCTGAAGAACCAGCATAA
- a CDS encoding 2,3-bisphosphoglycerate-independent phosphoglycerate mutase, which yields MKGIIMIIDGMGDRPIKDLGYKTPLEVANTPNMDKLAEIGINGIMDPISPGIRAGSDTSHISILGYDPYEVYTGRGPFEAAGIGLDVIAGDIAFRCNFSTQDENGIIVDRRAGRIRKGTEEIAGSINSLKLEGFEDIEIIFKESTGHRAVLVLRGAGLSDKVSDADPKHEGKPPKEVVPLDDSPEAAKTAAILNKFVKTSYDLLKDHPVNLKRINDGENPANVVLPRGVGAVPHIVPFGEKYGVKAACIAETGLIKGIGKITGMDLIDVEGATGGIDTNLENMTASIVEAAKNDDYEFILINIDGADEAGHDGQMEEKVKFIEKVDAVIEEVMKIDDLYFILTADHSTPISVMDHTGDPVPIIIKGPEVKVDNVNSFNERAAAYGGLCRIRGSDIMNILMDFMNKSEKFGA from the coding sequence GTGAAAGGAATTATAATGATAATAGACGGGATGGGAGATCGTCCTATAAAAGATCTTGGATATAAAACTCCACTTGAAGTTGCAAACACTCCAAATATGGATAAATTAGCCGAAATAGGCATAAATGGTATCATGGATCCGATAAGCCCGGGCATAAGGGCAGGGAGTGATACTTCTCACATTTCAATATTGGGGTATGACCCTTATGAAGTTTACACTGGCAGGGGGCCATTTGAAGCAGCAGGAATAGGGCTAGATGTTATAGCTGGAGATATAGCTTTTAGATGTAACTTTTCAACCCAGGATGAAAATGGTATTATTGTAGATAGGAGAGCTGGGAGAATAAGAAAAGGTACAGAAGAAATTGCGGGATCTATAAATTCTTTAAAATTAGAAGGATTTGAAGATATAGAAATAATATTTAAAGAATCTACAGGACACCGAGCTGTACTTGTACTTAGGGGAGCAGGATTATCTGATAAAGTATCCGATGCCGATCCAAAACATGAAGGAAAACCTCCTAAAGAAGTTGTTCCTTTAGATGATTCTCCTGAAGCAGCAAAAACAGCAGCAATATTAAATAAATTCGTTAAAACTTCATATGATCTTTTAAAAGATCACCCTGTAAATCTTAAAAGAATAAATGACGGAGAAAACCCTGCAAATGTGGTTTTACCTCGAGGAGTAGGTGCAGTTCCTCATATTGTTCCATTTGGAGAAAAATATGGAGTAAAAGCTGCATGCATAGCAGAAACAGGGCTTATTAAAGGAATTGGAAAAATAACTGGTATGGATTTAATCGATGTTGAAGGGGCTACCGGCGGAATTGATACCAACCTTGAAAATATGACTGCAAGTATTGTTGAAGCAGCAAAGAATGATGATTATGAATTTATATTAATTAATATAGACGGCGCAGATGAAGCAGGTCACGACGGGCAGATGGAAGAAAAGGTGAAATTCATCGAAAAAGTAGACGCTGTAATTGAGGAAGTAATGAAAATAGATGATCTTTATTTCATTTTAACTGCAGATCATTCAACTCCAATTTCTGTAATGGATCACACAGGAGATCCTGTTCCTATTATCATAAAGGGACCTGAAGTTAAAGTAGATAATGTTAACAGTTTTAATGAAAGGGCAGCAGCATATGGTGGATTATGCAGAATAAGAGGATCAGATATCATGAATATATTGATGGATTTCATGAACAAGTCTGAAAAATTTGGAGCCTAA
- a CDS encoding NifB/NifX family molybdenum-iron cluster-binding protein — MKIAVATSNGKDVDHFGKAQGFMIYEFDEKNMNFIEKRESPKTKGEKHQWQKSLAAISDCEIVICVQAGLKGKFGLKNAGIQLVEDEGSIEDVLERFVKHYNFMKKPLF, encoded by the coding sequence ATGAAAATAGCTGTAGCAACATCCAATGGTAAAGATGTGGATCATTTTGGTAAAGCGCAGGGATTCATGATTTATGAATTTGATGAAAAAAATATGAATTTCATAGAAAAGAGAGAATCTCCTAAAACAAAGGGTGAAAAACACCAGTGGCAAAAATCATTAGCTGCTATAAGTGATTGTGAAATTGTTATATGTGTTCAAGCAGGTTTAAAAGGTAAATTTGGCCTTAAAAATGCTGGAATTCAGCTTGTAGAAGATGAAGGGAGCATAGAAGATGTTCTTGAAAGATTTGTTAAGCATTATAACTTCATGAAAAAACCCTTATTTTAA
- the hisC gene encoding histidinol-phosphate transaminase — MVKVKETVKKLDPYVPGKSIPEIAQKYNIDPETIIKLGSNENPLGPSKKAIAAIKNSLHLISQYPETNLEPLKEKLALYSGVDSSNIIIGGDGADEILDVLGKTLIEPGDEFIVPLPSYMYYEFTLKIHGGVPVYAKWDMEKNELDVDSIIAALSEKTKIIFLCTPNNPSGTLIDKEDIKRVLESTDALVVADEAYFEFSEVNNVDLIKDYDNLLLLRTFSKVFGLSGMRIGYAISNPEFIEYMHRVKPVFSLTKLSYEAASAVLDDMEYIQKSIEIGIQSREFLYENMSKFDKLEVYPSKSNYLLVGVKEIGMNSSEFAEELLKRGVIVRDCASFKGLDEYWVRVSVGKMEEDARFIEILEDLIG, encoded by the coding sequence ATGGTTAAAGTAAAAGAAACTGTAAAAAAACTTGACCCTTACGTTCCGGGAAAATCAATCCCCGAAATAGCACAAAAATATAATATCGATCCTGAAACAATCATAAAACTTGGATCAAACGAGAATCCACTTGGCCCGTCTAAAAAAGCTATAGCAGCAATAAAAAATAGTCTCCATTTAATAAGCCAGTATCCTGAAACAAATTTAGAACCCTTAAAGGAGAAATTAGCTTTATACTCGGGAGTCGACAGTTCTAATATAATAATAGGTGGAGATGGGGCAGATGAAATTCTAGATGTACTCGGGAAAACATTAATAGAACCCGGCGATGAATTTATAGTCCCTCTACCTTCATATATGTACTACGAGTTTACTTTAAAAATTCACGGCGGAGTTCCAGTATATGCCAAATGGGATATGGAAAAAAACGAACTTGATGTGGATTCAATAATAGCTGCTTTATCTGAAAAAACAAAAATAATCTTTTTATGCACTCCAAATAACCCTTCAGGGACATTAATAGATAAAGAGGATATTAAAAGAGTACTTGAAAGTACAGATGCCCTTGTGGTTGCAGATGAAGCATATTTTGAGTTTTCAGAAGTTAACAATGTTGATCTAATAAAAGATTATGATAATTTACTCCTGCTCCGGACATTCTCTAAGGTCTTTGGACTTTCTGGAATGAGGATAGGTTATGCAATCTCAAATCCGGAATTTATCGAATACATGCACAGGGTAAAACCAGTATTCAGCCTTACAAAGCTTTCCTATGAGGCAGCATCAGCAGTACTGGATGATATGGAGTACATACAAAAATCCATAGAAATTGGAATTCAAAGCAGAGAATTCTTATATGAAAACATGTCTAAATTTGATAAACTTGAGGTTTACCCTTCAAAATCAAATTATTTGCTTGTAGGTGTTAAAGAAATTGGAATGAACTCCAGCGAATTTGCAGAAGAGCTCTTAAAAAGGGGAGTCATTGTAAGAGACTGTGCTTCGTTTAAAGGGCTGGATGAGTACTGGGTAAGGGTAAGTGTCGGAAAAATGGAAGAAGATGCCCGGTTTATTGAAATACTTGAAGATTTAATTGGGTAA
- a CDS encoding TIGR00297 family protein, with the protein MIYLEYVILLVIVGLLIYLKGALDLLGSIFMIIMGIIIIFTAGVNWLLLIFAFLILGLIFTKYKHEYKKEMGIYEGTRSVKNVISNGIVPFVMAAFGNYAGFIGSIAVATSDTLASEIGVVDKHPRLITTFKKVPPGTDGGISPLGTAAGIIGAGIIGIIAYLLGISADPFTALKIAVISGTFGCFVDSILGAVLESRNYLTNEHVNLLATVSGAILGILIV; encoded by the coding sequence ATGATATATTTAGAATATGTGATCTTACTCGTAATCGTAGGGCTTTTAATATACCTTAAAGGAGCCCTCGATCTTTTAGGATCCATTTTCATGATTATCATGGGTATAATTATTATTTTTACTGCTGGAGTTAACTGGCTTCTTTTAATTTTTGCTTTTCTGATTCTTGGCCTGATATTTACCAAATATAAACATGAATACAAGAAGGAAATGGGTATTTATGAAGGGACAAGAAGCGTAAAAAATGTAATTTCTAATGGAATAGTTCCTTTTGTTATGGCGGCATTTGGAAATTATGCTGGTTTTATAGGTTCCATTGCAGTTGCAACTTCCGATACACTTGCAAGTGAAATAGGAGTTGTAGATAAGCATCCTAGGCTTATAACTACTTTTAAAAAAGTCCCGCCTGGAACAGATGGGGGAATCTCTCCGCTGGGGACTGCGGCAGGAATTATAGGTGCAGGAATTATAGGTATTATTGCATATCTTTTAGGAATATCTGCAGATCCTTTCACCGCACTTAAAATAGCAGTTATATCCGGTACTTTCGGATGTTTTGTAGACAGTATTCTGGGAGCCGTACTTGAATCAAGGAACTATCTTACAAATGAACATGTTAATCTTTTAGCTACTGTATCAGGGGCAATTTTAGGAATTCTTATAGTTTAA